A genomic window from Brassica oleracea var. oleracea cultivar TO1000 chromosome C8, BOL, whole genome shotgun sequence includes:
- the LOC106312486 gene encoding lysine-specific demethylase JMJ25-like — protein MSGANEQTRSGSGNANGEVTIGIPDELRCKRSDGKQWRCTAMSMPDKTVCEKHYVQAKKRAANSASRASQKKVQRRSSPPLGEADTYSVDDQLVIPPPSSSNGGHASGSTKYDGGIREKRHDKIMSRYLPETPMMRGFSPRVAVDLNDEVDGDDAGMFEESYRSYRTPPSAGVMDRSRERSHQSMSPMEYSGESTDVSEESLGQTCHHCLRKDRERIISCLKCNQRAFCDACISTQYSEIPLEEVEKVCPACRGLCDCKHCLRSDNTIKVRIQGIPVLQKLQYLYRLLSAVLPVIKQIHLDQCTELELEKKLRGAEIDLVRARLKADDQMCCNVCQVPVVDYYRRCPNCSFDLCLRCCQDLRAEIGGTSQTIGERTGVPKLKLNFSNKFPEWEANDDGSIPCPPKEHGGCGSKSLNLARIFKMNWVAKLVKNAEEMVNGCKVSDLCSPEPCDNSVYSPSLETVRSDGVASFEKQWSEGRIVVVKRVLDESSLSGWDPETIWRDINETSEHDPFLKAINCFDGSEVEVRLGEFTKAYRDGRNQETGLPLTWRLKDWPSPSASEEFIFYQRPEFIRRFPFLEYLHPRLGLLNVAAKMPHYSLQNDSGPKVIVSCGTYKETDGGDSLTSIHYSMRDMVYLLVHTPEGTKLESVRETTNHGPREPDEKMGENESLVSPEEKLMDGELHDLSLGTPNTEKNESEMMLSVEPSCTSSCAGGVQWDVFRRQDVPKLAEYLQRTFQKPDDSLKCDFVSRPLFEGLFLNEHHKRQLKDEFGVEPWTFEQHRGEAIFIPAGCPFQFRNLQSNVQVALDFLCPESVGESARLAEEIRCLPYDHKAKPQILEIGKISLYAASSAIKEVQKLILNPESGAELGFEDPNLTKAVSNNLDKVIKRPQQISCT, from the exons ATGAGTGGTGCTAACGAGCAAACTCGATCCGGCTCCGGCAACGCCAACGGCGAAGTCACTATCGGGATTCCAGACGAGCTACGTTGCAAGAGGTCAGACGGCAAGCAGTGGAGATGCACCGCGATGTCCATGCCCGACAAGACCGTGTGCGAGAAGCACTACGTCCAGGCCAAGAAGCGCGCTGCTAACTCAGCCTCCCGCGCCAGCCAGAAGAAAGTGCAGAGGAGGAGCTCGCCGCCGTTAGGCGAAGCAGATACTTACTCAGTCGATGATCAGCTCGTGATCCCTCCTCCTAGCAGCAGCAACGGCGGCCACGCCTCTGGCTCCACCAAGTACGATGGTGGTATTAGAGAGAAGAGACACGATAAAATCATGAGTAGGTACTTGCCTGAGACGCCTATGATGAGGGGCTTCTCTCCACGTGTCGCTGTTGATTTGAACGATGAGGTGGATGGTGATGATGCTGGGATGTTCGAAGAGAGCTATAGATCTTATAGGACACCACCGTCTGCTGGTGTGATGGATCGGTCACGCGAGAGATCTCACCAAAGCATGAGTCCTATG GAATATTCAGGAGAAAGCACAGATGTCTCTGAAGAGTCTTTGGGGCAAACTTGTCATCACTGCCTGAGAAAAGATAGAGAGAGAATCATATCTTGCCTCAAGTGCAATCAAAGAGCCTTCTGCGACGCTTGTATATCGACACA GTACTCGGAGATACCACTTGAAGAAGTAGAGAAAGTTTGCCCTGCGTGCCGTGGTCTGTGTGATTGCAAACACTGCCTTCGTTCTGATAATACAATAAAG GTTAGGATCCAGGGAATACCAGTTTTGCAAAAATTGCAGTATCTTTATCGTCTGTTATCAGCTGTCCTTCCAGTGATAAAGCAGATCCATCTTGATCAATGTACAGAACTAGAGCTAGAGAAGAAGCTTCGTG GAGCTGAGATTGATCTTGTCAGGGCAAGACTGAAAGCTGATGACCAGATGTGCTG CAACGTGTGTCAGGTACCAGTTGTTGACTACTACCGTCGTTGTCCTAACTGCTCATTTGACCTGTGCCTAAGATGCTGTCAAGATCTACGAGCTGAGATTGGTGGGACTAGCCAAACCATAGGAGAGAGAACAGGAGTTCCTAAACTAAAGCTGAACTTTTCAAACAAGTTTCCTGAATGGGAAGCCAACGATGATGGGAGCATCCCCTGCCCTCCTAAGGAACATGGAGGCTGCGGCTCCAAGTCTTTGAACCTCGCTCGCATTTTCAAGATGAACTGGGTTGCAAAGCTTGTGAAAAACGCTGAGGAGATGGTTAACGGCTGCAAGGTATCTGATCTTTGTAGCCCTGAACCGTGTGACAACTCTGTGTACAGCCCGTCACTTGAAACGGTTAGATCTGATGGAGTAGCTAGTTTTGAGAAACAATGGTCAGAGGGTCGGATTGTTGTTGTGAAAAGGGTGCTTGATGAGTCGTCTCTCTCTGGATGGGATCCTGAGACTATATGGAGGGATATAAACGAGACTTCAGAACATGATCCTTTCTTGAAGGCTATTAATTGCTTTGATGGGTCAGAG GTTGAGGTAAGGCTTGGAGAGTTTACAAAAGCATATAGAGATGGAAGGAACCAAGAGACAGGTCTTCCGCTGACGTGGAGGTTAAAGGACTGGCCGAGCCCAAGTGCTTCTGAGGAGTTTATTTTCTACCAGAGACCTGAGTTTATCAGGAGATTTCCGTTTCTTGAGTACTTACATCCCCGGTTAGGCCTTCTGAACGTTGCGGCCAAGATGCCTCATTACTCGCTCCAAAACGATTCTGGTCCAAAGGTTATAGTGTCTTGTGGGACGTACAAAGAAACTGATGGTGGTGATTCGTTGACTAGTATACACTACAGCATGCGTGACATG GTATACCTCTTGGTGCACACACCCGAAGGAACAAAACTCGAAAGTGTGAGAGAGACAACAAATCACGGTCCAAGAGAACCTGACGAGAAGATGGGAGAGAATGAGTCACTTGTTAGCCCTGAGGAAAAATTAATGGACGGAGAGTTACATGATCTATCACTTGGTACACCCAATACGGAGAAGAATGAATCTGAGATGATGTTGAGTGTGGAACCTTCTTGCACGTCTTCATGTGCAGGAGGAGTCCAGTGGGATGTCTTCAGGCGCCAAGACGTCCCAAAGCTGGCCGAGTATTTGCAGAGAACGTTCCAGAAGCCTGATGACAGTCTTAAATGTGATTTT GTGTCACGTCCGTTGTTTGAAGGATTGTTCTTAAATGAACACCACAAGAGACAACTAAAAGATGAATTTG GAGTTGAGCCATGGACGTTTGAGCAACATCGTGGTGAAGCTATCTTCATTCCAGCTGGATGTCCGTTCCAGTTCAGAAATCTTCAG TCAAACGTTCAGGTGGCACTAGACTTCTTGTGCCCTGAAAGCGTTGGAGAGTCAGCAAGACTAGCTGAAGAGATCCGGTGTTTACCGTACGACCACAAGGCAAAACCTCAGATTCTAGAG ATAGGGAAGATATCGTTATACGCAGCTAGCTCAGCCATCAAAGAGGTTCAGAAACTGATCTTGAATCCAGA ATCTGGAGCAGAGCTTGGTTTTGAGGACCCTAACCTAACTAAAGCAGTCTCCAACAACTTGGATAAGGTAATCAAGCGGCCGCAGCAAATCAGCTGCACTTGA